A window of the Aspergillus flavus chromosome 6, complete sequence genome harbors these coding sequences:
- a CDS encoding thioredoxin-like protein, translated as MAEVTPLNSLSEFQTLINSGQVVIIDFWAPWCGPCRMISPVFERLASDPQYSSIKFVKVDVDDQPEISQECGIRAMPTFMVFKDGAKLDEFMGAHPNGLHDLVQKYV; from the exons ATGGCTGAAGTTACTCCTCTTAACAG CCTTTCCGAGTTCCAAACTCTCATCAATTCGGGCCAAGTGGTCATAATCGACTTTTGGGCTCCATGGTGTGGTCCATGCCGAATGATAAGCCCAGTCTTTGAAAGGCTGGCCTCCGATCCACAGTACAGTTCGATCAAGTTTGTCAAggtggatgttgatgacCAGCCGGAAATTTCTCAAGAATGTGGAATTAGAGCCATGCCAACCTTCATGGTTTTCAAAGATGGCGCGAAGCTGGACGAGTTTATGGGCGCTCATCCCAATGGCCTACATGACCTTGTTCAGAAGTATGTATAA